A genome region from Baekduia alba includes the following:
- a CDS encoding nitroreductase family deazaflavin-dependent oxidoreductase, with translation MSSKPPPAFPPPGTLKAKLANLIPKANIIIYRVSNGRFGGSMEDLPVLILHTVGRKSGKPRQSPLLYLQDDEDYVVVASRGGSDAPPAWWLNLQATPEATVEIKGTKRPVSARRATSEERAGYWPQLTAGYRFYDDYQARTDRDIPVLVLSNRGKP, from the coding sequence ATGTCGTCCAAGCCCCCGCCCGCCTTCCCACCGCCCGGCACGCTCAAGGCCAAGCTCGCCAACCTGATCCCTAAGGCCAACATCATCATCTACCGCGTGTCCAACGGGCGCTTCGGCGGCAGCATGGAGGACCTGCCGGTCCTGATCCTGCACACCGTCGGCCGCAAGAGCGGCAAGCCGCGCCAGTCACCGCTGCTCTACCTCCAGGACGATGAGGACTACGTGGTCGTCGCCTCCCGCGGTGGGTCGGACGCGCCGCCGGCCTGGTGGCTGAACCTCCAGGCGACGCCGGAGGCGACCGTCGAGATCAAGGGGACCAAGCGGCCGGTCTCCGCGCGCCGCGCGACCAGCGAGGAGCGGGCCGGCTACTGGCCGCAGCTCACCGCCGGCTACCGCTTCTACGACGACTATCAGGCCCGTACCGATCGCGATATCCCAGTGCTCGTGCTCTCGAACCGAGGGAAGCCATGA
- a CDS encoding cysteine dioxygenase family protein yields MPATLTQPVDQLARLAAGVRTAIDARADWSHTASAVADQLRAHLPRPDVLTPEQRLGAPERAAGHTLHVEPDGSFSITAVVWRPGQQTPIHDHTTWCVFGVVQGSEHEDIYDADLNLVGAEDNRVGDVNGFAPPGDIHRVHNTGEEVAISIHIYGTDITRIGSSVRRYYDRGR; encoded by the coding sequence CTGGCCCGACTCGCGGCCGGCGTCCGCACGGCGATCGACGCCCGCGCCGACTGGTCGCACACCGCGTCCGCGGTCGCCGATCAGCTCCGCGCCCACCTGCCCCGCCCCGACGTCCTCACGCCCGAGCAGCGCCTCGGCGCCCCGGAGCGCGCGGCCGGCCACACGCTGCACGTCGAGCCCGACGGCTCCTTCTCCATCACCGCGGTCGTGTGGCGGCCGGGCCAGCAGACGCCGATCCACGACCACACGACGTGGTGCGTGTTCGGCGTCGTCCAGGGCAGCGAGCACGAGGACATCTACGACGCCGACCTCAACCTCGTCGGCGCCGAGGACAACCGGGTCGGCGACGTCAACGGGTTCGCGCCGCCCGGCGACATCCACCGCGTGCACAACACCGGCGAGGAGGTCGCGATCTCGATCCACATCTACGGCACCGACATCACGCGGATCGGCTCCAGCGTCCGCCGGTACTACGACCGAGGCCGGTGA